tatatcaaatttaaaccatttatttaaaatgtaataactataacaactATTTTTTCACCAGTCatttgctgttaaacgacaaaaagaagaaacactagatggcagaagggtatttTTACAACAACATTGAATGCAACACAGGCTTACGGAGCTGGACCCAAACGCAACACTCCCAACTGTTTATCCGGCAGCATGGTGTCTCAAGTGCAGCTAGTctgctctgtgtctttagctgcagactgttgtacgtcccgttgctggaatcctttccagtgaaatacagacacacttcacATCGtttaactgtcagcattttaaccgcgtttaagccagctaacgttactagctaatggtaggccaGCGTTACCTGCTTTATGTTAACTACGTCATGCCCTaggccagagatcttcaacagggggtccaggacccctagggggtcctctgagatactgcaggggggccaccaaattattggtaattttttgaaaaatctaaatgtcctaacatgaatccaacatattattagcaaatataaatcagcctatttgtgataggcttactggcctataggtaagctagccactaagatagccatccacagatacagttaatccaaAGGATTCAATGTTTGTTTAACATCAAAACGTGATTAatgaaatcatgccaacaattattattttaatagcttagtattctatgcaaaaacaaaaatgtataaaggctttaggccgccctacacgttgttgtaggcccagtttaatatgcaacttcattttatacaatatatatagtagggggtccctgctccgtctctctttcagttaaggggtccttggtttaaaaaacgttgaagacccctgccctAGGCTTTTAAAAATGGAATCGTGATTAACAGGGTTCATatacattttaaccaatactttttcatgactttttggcaaatttccatgactatgtattcctgaaaatgtcagtcgacattacacaataagaataaaaatgtgtgttaaaTTTACCCTCAGAGggactttctgggtctttttatttttccaaaacctttccaggcctggaatttgcatttttcaaattccataacacttccaggttttttcaaaacgtatgaaccctggaTTAATTTTTCATCTCAACCgcttgtaatctttacacatttaaccAATTCACGATGCAAAGTTACATCCCCTACTCAATATGGATTATAAATTGTGGTGATAATGACAAAGAGCTCTGTTCACAAAACAACTGCGTTCCTGATTTCcgatggggaaaaaaagcctcCACACACTCAGTGAAAACTCTACAGTTAATGTGACTGATGACTAACAGACGAGTTACTTTGTGCAGTGTTGGTTCAAGTTAGCTATAGAAAGTAAAGTATAAAGGGGGAGAGACAAAAAGAATAGGAAACGGAAGTAGAGAGGTATATACAGCTGACTGCATGTGTGTTGCTTGTGTGGGTGGTGATGCACACTGCTCTGTTGCACCATGGTGTTTTATTATGGCTGACATTTGCTGAGCTTTACggaaacaaatacacaaacagcaCACGCTGCCCtgaatacacacagagatacactcaGTCTTTCACTAACTTCTGGCTTAAGATAGGGTTTAAAAAACATTGCTGAATGCTTAGattttcagtttgtgtgtgtgtgtggtcatacCTCTATGTGTCAGGGGGTCACacaggacagaggagcctcaaTAAAGCAGAGTCTAGCAGAGGgacacagagaaagaagagaataGTCTTTTCATTCTGTAGACAACCATGCCAAAGGCTCTTTGGGGACAGCAGAGGACACACgaatataaacacacactaaacacaatCAGTGGGGTACACACTCTCCTACACACTCAGTAGACCTGTGCACAtgtttgcaaacatttttttttttattacgttATAAAGAAATTCTCGTCCTCCCTGATTGTAGCTCACCTAAACAACTGAACATCCTGTAATAATCCATTTTTTTATCCATTATGTTTAATCAATAACTCAATTTATGACTGGTGTATTGCAGGTTTTTCTGATTTTATATAAGCCGATAGCCATTACAAATATAACCATGATATCAAAACTAGGCCATCTGATTGCAACATAGCACAAAGAACTCGCTCTACTAATGCTACAGTCAAACTTGCCAAATCACGTTACTGTTTAACGTGTCAAATTTTATGGAACATTTAAGGGTATTCAAACTGTAAGATCAATCAAAACcatgttcttcttctttttaacacacacacacaaatatatatatatatatatatacacacatacatacacacacatacatacatttatagcCAATGCtgaacagctgcaaagtgctaaacaaaatataatgaattcacacaatgacacacacacaacaaagaaTTTAAATATTGCCCCACAAATGCAGTCTAACTCAAGCCTCATGGATACAATGACCACAAAACAAGGGCTATTTCTGCACATGCATTATATTTCTGTGCATGAAGGAGGCTGATTTCATACAGAGCTTTGACAAATGGGTGTGACTGCATAGAAAACCTAAAGAGAGTTGGATATGAACAAACTTTCTGAAGCCTGAATACCAATCAAGACAAACTGCAAGAGGCAGACCGTCAAATCCTGGCAGCAAGTGTCACTAGCAAGACAGATCGAAACAGCtgatacatgcatacagtaaaCTTTTCACTATATTAGAGATAGAAATTCAACTGCCACAactaacagacaaaaacactggCACAACGCTATACTTTACACCAATAGTTCAATTAAAATGTGCCATTTTCTATCACATTATCACAGGACATGTTGACAGATCAGTTACAAGAATGATGTTCCAGTTTGCGTCTGGTTACTAATCTCAAATGTCACATGTGATCTTAATCATcgcactgaaaactgtcaaccTGTCGCTATATGTTTAGCTGTATTTTCAAATGTCCCCCAGTGTCCCACTTGTTGAGTAAACATGGTTGATGATACAGACTAGTAATTGAAGATGTCCCTTTGGGCTCTGGGACTTGTAATGTCCctatttgtcactattttctggCAATTTATAGTCTAACTCATTGATATATATTTAATGATATTCATTAGCTGCAGTAAGCTCTATACTCTACAAAAGTACTACACATCCACATACTCATGTAATAATGTTTGACTGCATGCAAGCAAATTTGACGACGGTGAGTCTCAAcctttaattctttttttccctcacagtgtttgtgtgtaggagGGGTGTCGCATCAGTGCAGACCACCCAACCAGTGCACCTgtgcattaaacacacacacacacacacgcttagtATTTACTCTAAAACATGCAAACTACAGGCTTTAAAAATATTCTGTATTAACACACTCAACTCACCGCTGTGAATCAAGAAATTAAAGTGTTTTTGGACAGAAGAAGCAACACAGCGACAACACCAATACAAGACAGAAACGGGCATCAGGCAGGCGAGGTGGTACTAAAGAGGGGTAAGAGGGtgtttaccacacacacaccatgcatgCTGCATGACCATATTACCACTTGCAGCTGCTAGCTATTCTCACTGTCTGCCCTGACAGGACctgaccagtgtgtgtgtgtgtgtgtgtgtgtgtgtgtgtgtgtgtgtgtgttatacatgatatattacagtatgctgcaACTTTAGACATTGACGTTGCTGAAATACCATTTAACCTCTAAACGTCTCTTTACTGTAACACACGAAACAGATGAGGCTCGCTGGCCGGAACCACAAATCCCTCTGAAAGCTCCACAGCAACTTTctgaattaattttttttttaaagttatggtTTCAGAAAAATTGAGAACCTTGGTAGTTTGGGCATTTTGAAGAGTTGACTGCGTCACCGGTGGTTTGCCTCGGTCTCAAATGCCCTGAAACATTTTAGACAAAATTGAGTCCAATTAAACTGACACTAGGTGTTAAACAAAGAGCGGTACAATTTTAGCTGAGGTTTCTTCAGATTTGGTCCAGTCAATGTAATCCAGCCCTGGTATGATGCTTGTATAGCAGTATTCCTAGTAGGTGTAATGGTACTCTGGGTATCAATGGAGACTTAAGTTGTATGTTGCATGATGGtgggggctgcaactaactgtTATTACTCTTCTTTAACAAATTCCTAAACTCCTCTTAGAGCCTCTTTTCTACAGAGAAACACTTTCAACTGAATTGATTACAAGCAGGTTGAACCGAAAGCAAAAGCCTCTTCCTGCTTctcccatctctccctcctgacctttgacctctgtgcTGCCAAAGAGACAGCCCGACCGACCAGGCATGACCCCGGGGTTGTCACCAGGCAGGTAAAAACAGAAGCAACACATCTCTGGTTACATATCAGAGATGGACAGCTAGCATGCCAAGGGTGTTTGGAGGACTGGAAGTCAGAAGTTATAATGTGTTCTGAGGTTGAGACATGGTGGAGTCTGTTGTGGAGGGTTTCACAGGTCCAGAAAGCTGTACCAAAGAACATGTTCCTATTCCACCCAACAACCCAAGATGGACTctaatgtttaaaataaacCATAACACCTAGCATTAAGGAACATTCCCCCTACTGACTGTTCTACAGTAACACAGTGCTGTTTTACTGAAAGTACTAAGTTTTGTGAACATGGCATGTGTGTCCTATTATCAGATTCCTCTCACGTCCATTTCCACAAATCCTAGACCTGTGGCTGCAACCAAAGCAGACTTAAGTCTGGAATTGAAACCTGAACAGATCCGGCTTTTGGGTGGGGAGGGTGGTGTGCCCAGAGAGCTGTCAGGTGGGCATGCCAattgcaaagaaagaaaaataataaagagagaaagagtaaTGCTTACAGGAAAAAGATGTGAAGAAGCGCAAAGAGAAATCAAGATGTACTAAGAAgccgaaaagaaggaaagaGTTAGAAAGTGAGATggtgaaagagacaaaagaaagaaaaagagacaggaaGCGAAAGTTGTGTTTACTGTCCTCAAGAAACCAGAGTGCATAACAGGGTAGAAATGTTTGATTTTTCTACGCTGAACTTGCAGCCTGACATACCTGAAATACTCTACAATATGTGCAACCAGCTTGCAAGTTTCTAAGAAAGATTTCAGAGGTCGGAAGACAAGCTAACAGAGGTATCACACATAGCAAACAGTAAACGAGTAGAGCGCTCTGAAGTCCATCCAACTGCAACATGAGGAATACTTCAATTTCACTATAATTTAAATCACAAGAAATTATATAAACTAGAGGCTGGATAGGAATGACTGTTGTGCTAATCATAGGTTTCCCCTCAACCACTATTATCTCGCCACCCACAGTGGAGACAGTAACACAACTCAGCACTACTGTAAATCAACTAAAATCTTTCCATATGGAGACACTGAGGtgcaatgttatgaaagggATGGTAGTATGAAGAAACCTCAGAGGATCTGCAGGTACATTTAGATAAAATACTAcgcttttttttataaacgtgTTTAGAGATATGTATATCAtgtgcaggggggggggggagcggggcagttaatatttgttttggtctcttgttttgccattttaaaaatgtaaacaaatcacCCACTGCTAAATGAAAGCACACAATAAGCACCTACCAGGGAAAATGTAGAGACACACAGCCCATCAGTTACTGCCATCCCTCTCTGTTTAGTTTCCTCCACAGGGCAACAGTTTTCAAAAGTCTGAAACCTGCCTgcactgcctgcctgcctgtatacTTTACCCTATAATTGCACTGTTAGTTAATGAGCTTGACGATTATTTGCTGTTTGATCCTTAGCTGCAGTTTATACATgctttaaacacattttgtgtAGGGGTGGGGCTGTCATATTCTGCTAGAGCCCTAGCTGAATATGCCGTCTCCGATAACACTCTGGCAGGTGTTGTTAAAGTTGTGGTGTGATAAATCATTTCAGCTGACCCCACAGATtaaatacaatgatttattggaCTGCTGATGATTCATTAAagcatattgtaatttattaaaCCATTTAATTTCACCCAACTGTTCAGATGAAATGATTTATGATCAGACCCTAACATTTACATCCTCTGTTTCCATTCAGCTTGTTGCATTTTAATTGAACATACATGCATGCCACTAAGCCTTAATGAGAGCCACTTAACATATAGTGTGCCGAATTTCACAGTGGACAGTAACGATTTCAAAGAAGTATTAAGTTATGTTCTACAAAGCCTGTTTGTTTGGCAATAAGCCAGGTAACGTAAAATTGCCAGATTTTTGAATGGAATAACGTTCTTCCCATTGAAGCAGCACTACCGTTACAAATCAAACACCAAGTAGTTTTGATTTGAAAAGTAGGCTTGACTTTACTCAAGACAGAGAGGGACACCGCATTAGACACACTTTTAATTACAGTATTCCAACGGTATTTGAGCTGCCATGATTTCAAAAAGACTTGAGTCAAAGCTGATTTTAATTCTGACTAACGTTGGCTAACGTTACTTCTGGGAAGCTGTGTGACATCTGAGCGGCCATATTGCAGAAAAGTTTAACTCCCTGTTCACCTTGTTCCCCCGAATGAATGTGTTCTTGAACTCACCAAACTCAGATTaaattttacaataaaagtCAGATTTAGCTAGCTACACCAACTAAGACCTAAGAAGTTGTGTCTTTGTGACTATGCTTAATCCCTTAACAGACTGCAAAACGGGGGTCTGGCTACTCACCGGGACTATTTTCGGCAGGTATTCGTGGCCAAATACCAACATCAACACTGAAACGTGTGGTACTCTGACTTCACCCAGTTTCTTCTTTCTTGAAATGTCCACTTTTCGCCGTGTTTTGCGCCCTCCTCTTTTTTGGTTTAAATAATATCGTCCGGTCCCGTTATTTATTTCCGTAGTGAACCATGTTTCACACCCTCCATACCCGCTGCTGTTGTACCGGTTGCTGCTGTATTTTTGAAAGAAAGTCACTCCTCTCTCTTCGGTCCGTCCTGCCCCCTCCCCGGTGACAGTGAGCGATGTGTGCCGCTGACACAAATCCAACTAATTAAAGTTACTCATTGATTAATACAGTTCTGGTTTGGTAAcactagctaactagcttgTTTTTCATGGCAAATAAGTCTGCGTTGAATTCTGTTAGCTAACTATATTATAAGTTGCTTTAACCGTTACAACTTCCAACAGTTAACGTTTTCTTTTAAACGTCATAATAACCGCTACGACCGGAAAAttaaacttttatttaatttttatgcTAGCCTAATCCCATGTTATCTtaatataaattaatatttcaagtgtttttaaGATGGTAAAATTGGACAgtattaaagtacatttagactACTCACGTATTTGTATAGCCGAATTGAGTACAATTGAATTGTAAAGTTTACTACATTGAGTCTAGTGGTggaaagtaggctacattacaCAGCATAGTTTCGACATAGGCCTAATGTTACTTGTACTTTATCTAGCTAAACTACTTCAAAAatagtggtggaaagtaactatgtaggttacatttactcaagtactgtacaattttgaggtagcCTACTTGTACTGGTAGGCCTAAGGTACTTGTGTTCaattgagtatttccattttctgctacttgaTACTTAGTCTACTCCACTACGATTAAGAGggaaatattgaaatattgtagcctactttttactccactaaaaTTATTTGATACCTTTAGTTGAAGTTAATTTAGCAGATtcagaataataataacaaaatatagGCTAATCAACAAATACATTCTGATGTATTATTATGGATAAAGATAAGACTATATTGATCTAccctacagtaggctacaggcTACACAGTAGTTAATAATTTGCTCCACCTTTACATTAAAGCAACATcaacaacattaaagtgatgcaCACATGAATGTATCAGTAGGCTACTTAATTCAGTAATAGAGGCTAATATAGCCTACATtacattctgcataatgagtagctatacttttactttttgtactttaaagctgtggtaggcaatTTGTTTTAGGCAAAAAATCCATCATAATCTTTCAGCAtgttgtaattcaagtggtctgtgagaaaactagacttctgaaatgtaatgaagtataaaaagcataaaatggaaatactctgAAAATGGAAATTGCACTAATGTAACTTGACTAAATGTAGTTATAGTTACTTCCCGCTACTGATGATGCAATGTCTTTACTTcctaaaataaaagtaacattttcttaTTGTACTCCATTCCTTAAAGGGAGAAGCAGTAAGTTTATTGCCACCATGTCAGTcaatctctgtctctcctctttgTATTCTGTTTGACAAACCTTCATTCTCCAGAGGTTGTGAAATTCACCAGCCCTGTGTGAtcaaaccacacacactgctgcactCTGCAGTGTTTCAGGCATAttacaatgaaaatgaaacaacCATAATTGGCTATCATACAGTTGGCTACCTAATTTGGTCATTAATTGGCTGAACAGTTTCCTAAACAGAACAACAAGCCTAACCTAACTACTCTATATAATATATCTACAAAAAGGGAGAACTGTTTATCATATGGATAGTCCTGGAAAGTCTTAATATCTGAAAGAGGAAGAGCCTTTTAGAAAATTGTGAATTATGCGTTTCTTTGAAGTAATGTTCTTCTTGGTTGCATGACAGGAAACATTACgcaaaatcaaaatgttttctAACATATTCTGTGACTAAAACATTGTCATCAACATGCAAAAATGCTTTACATCTCATATGTAACAATTATTGACATTGACACTAATGCACTAACTAACTAAGTTATTAAAGGCTCTATTAAAGTCAGAGAAGCATTTGGTAACAtgttaatgaataataaaataatcagaAATAGAATCAAAGCCAGAAAATAGTAAGTAAAATACCCCTCCTGAAAATATCagcaaatgtattcatgtaaatACATTCTCAATCTTATTTACTTGTGTCATGTCAAAAGAAGTCTCCACTCTACCAAATCTCAATCAAAAATGTTCATACAACAGCAAAGAAATTAAGAACATGTTTCCAACAAATACAAGATTCATAGATTTTTACATCACAATTTTGTGTCTGACAGAAATTGGGTTTTAAAGGCTAATAGCAACATGTATTTATGGTAAAGCATTTCATCTTTTCAGTATTCCTCCTCTTGTTAAGAACAAAAAGTCTGATACATTAAAACTATCCACTGAAATCTTTATATAattgacattttaaagcatTTATGCCAGTGGACCCGGTCCTTAAAGGGTATACCAGGTTCCacggggtccccagcaaaaagaggaatacattattttcagtataattccatccataagtaacacaatgacagaatgtatgactagtTTGCccatgggtttcatacactttctgtaataaaacatctaaaagcaaaaatcctatcagatgggggaccctgggacagaatcttatcaaatgggggtccaTGGTCAAATTTGTTTCAGTTTAGAGGTCCTTGAcatgaaaaagtttgagaaTCACTGATTTATGCAACCACTGATACAATGTTAgaaacaaaaatctaaataactTACACAACACAAACCTGGCGGACTTTCCTTCCTCATGTCAAACTGGCAAAACAAAAGGGAAATCCCATCCAGCGTCATGTTTACACTGAAGGATCAATGCAATGCTCAAAACAAGTGACTCAAACACTCAGAGATAAAAGCACTGCCAGCAGAAACTCCTGCAGAATAGTGCTCCGATTTCTACATTGCAGCAGAGGCGGGAGCATTATTTCATCTAATATTATTAAGAGTTGGATTTCTTCTGGTGAGCAGTGTGAAGATGTGGACGCTCGGTCTTCACGTcgttgtcatctgtgttttcctacAGGTAGGTCAAAATACAACATAACGTTAAAATGACACTGTGTTTATACTGAAACTCTGTCAATAGAAATTAGCATAACATTTTAAGACAAGTCAAATTTGTATAGAACTTTCTTGAATACAAAATTAATTTAAAGTGTTTGACAATGTTTGTCAGTACAGCAAAATAAAGATCTTTTCGAGGGAAATACAGTGGAGAAGATTTTttctaaaagatttttttttatattagggTTGTATACAAAAGTACACAATTGCATACAAGTGAAAGAGTAATGATACATCTTTATTTAGTATTTCACTGACTAACAGACCAAGTATTACAAAATGGACTGTAGGCAGATGCTATTAAGTCTTCCATTACAAAAAGGAACTCATATCAACAGGAAGTGGTGATATGTTTAACAATGTATTGCATTTGTAATCAAAAAGAGGAAGGATTAATTGTCTTTGGTGTAAAGGTTGCGGAATGTTTTGTGTGGGCTCTTCATAATGATGCAAATTCAATTGATGAAATATCATTTGATAATTATTTTCAATTTAGAAATGTTTGATTAGGCATTACTAATGCATGAAAACCGTTATCTGTGTTGTTTAGTGtatcaaaatgtttgttttctttaccCACTCCAAAATCCAAATATTGGTGTTTACTATATCAGAGAGTAAGGAGTGCACTGAAATACACATTGCAATAGTGTTTTCTTGAGCAAAAACTGAAAGTGCTTTAATTAAGCAAACATTACACTGAGCAGAAAAGATAATATACAACTCAAAAAAAATCAAGTGGTAAGTAAGTGGTAAATGATCACTACTCcactttgaaataaataaatccgcttacatttttgaaatgttCTCTTTCAGGTGCCGGGTTGTTTTCCATCTTGCCTCATTATGGGCTCTGTAGCCAACTGTGGCTCCAAGAACCTCCGCTGggttcctcctctccctccccacATCACCCACCTGTACCTGGAATTGAACCGCATCAGTGAGATCAACTCCACCTCCCTGTCTGgcctggaggagctgcaggagCTGGACCTTGGAGGACAGTATGCCCGTCTTGTGATCAGGAACAACGCCTTCAGCGGGCAAAGACGCCTGAGGAGGCTGTTGCTCGGCTTCAACGTCGGCCTTCAACTGGAGCCGCAGGCCTTTGCGGGACTGTCCGGTTTGCAGAATCTCTACCTGGATTACTGTTCGCTTCAAGAGTCCATACTGCAGGAGAACTATCTGGAGCCACTGTCCTCCTTAGAGACTCTTGACCTCTTTGGTAACCAGATACGGAGACTCCAGCCTTCAATGTTCTTTGCAAACATGACTAAGTTTACAGTTTTGAATCTCAAGCTGAACAATATTGACAGAATATGTGAGTCTGATCTGGTTGGTTTTCAGGGAAAGAACTTCAAGGTTCTGAACTTGGACTCTGTTCACCTTAAGCTCATGTCCGATATACATTTTGACTGGCAGAAATGTGGGAATCCTTTCAGAGGAATGTCCTTTCAGACACTCGACCTGTCCAGCATCGGGTTTAATGTGGGTCATTTTAAGCAGCTTTTCACAGCCATTAAGGGGACTAAAATCTCCCATCTCAAACTGTCAGGACACTTAGGTAAAGGATTTTCATTCAATAATCTCCCTGATCCAGACCGCAGCATGTTTGAGGGTCTGAATGACAGTTCAGTCCACACTTTGGATCTGTCTAAAAACAGGATATTTGCATTGCAACAGGGGTTTTTTAGTCTGCTGAAAGACGTTGCAATCATTGATGTTTCCCAGAACAAAGTGAATCAGATACACAGAAATGCCTTTGAAAGTCTTCAGGGACATTTACAAATACTCAACCTGTCACACAACCTGCTCGGGGAAATCCATTCTTACACTTTTGCTTCTCTGACAAACCTGCAAGTGTTAGACTTGTCTTACAATCACATTGGTGTTCTGGGTGT
The Sander vitreus isolate 19-12246 chromosome 18, sanVit1, whole genome shotgun sequence genome window above contains:
- the LOC144533070 gene encoding toll-like receptor 5; its protein translation is MWTLGLHVVVICVFLQVPGCFPSCLIMGSVANCGSKNLRWVPPLPPHITHLYLELNRISEINSTSLSGLEELQELDLGGQYARLVIRNNAFSGQRRLRRLLLGFNVGLQLEPQAFAGLSGLQNLYLDYCSLQESILQENYLEPLSSLETLDLFGNQIRRLQPSMFFANMTKFTVLNLKLNNIDRICESDLVGFQGKNFKVLNLDSVHLKLMSDIHFDWQKCGNPFRGMSFQTLDLSSIGFNVGHFKQLFTAIKGTKISHLKLSGHLGKGFSFNNLPDPDRSMFEGLNDSSVHTLDLSKNRIFALQQGFFSLLKDVAIIDVSQNKVNQIHRNAFESLQGHLQILNLSHNLLGEIHSYTFASLTNLQVLDLSYNHIGVLGVGSFSGLPKLEALYLTGNSFRNIGFPASLPSLDYLLLNDNKLSSVSGLTAFAHNITHLNIQDNRLTNLGDLYTFVFLLEHLQHLSYGGNTVRWCSLSGQPSKLGLNNVQTLDLHSCSLQSVWSQGRCLNLFDNLGHVISLNLSFNALKFLPPGIFKSLTSVVEMDLSSNSLTYLQPDVLPKSLKVLNLSNNFIASPDPTAFRSLSALNLKMNRFHCNSNLKSFLTWLNKTNVTFLSPVEELRCEYPPAFYNVPLVRFAAN